The Candidatus Rokuibacteriota bacterium genome includes a region encoding these proteins:
- a CDS encoding aspartyl protease family protein, giving the protein MGLFRVRGRLTGPTGRSEDAELLVDTGATLLVVPRELAERLQLAVRRSQPVVIAGGQRAEWPVAEVSLSLNGADVTTPCFIAPAGPALLGAVAFESLFLAVDPVAKRLIPVEGFVGC; this is encoded by the coding sequence ATGGGATTGTTCCGCGTACGGGGGCGCCTGACTGGACCCACGGGCCGCAGCGAAGACGCCGAGCTCCTCGTCGACACTGGAGCCACGCTGCTCGTGGTCCCGCGCGAGCTGGCCGAGCGGCTGCAACTGGCGGTCCGGCGCTCCCAGCCGGTAGTGATCGCCGGGGGCCAGCGGGCCGAGTGGCCTGTGGCCGAAGTGAGCCTGTCCCTCAATGGCGCGGACGTCACCACGCCTTGCTTCATCGCGCCCGCTGGTCCCGCGCTCCTGGGCGCTGTCGCGTTCGAGAGCCTCTTCCTGGCGGTGGACCCTGTCGCGAAGCGCCTGATTCCCGTCGAGGGGTTCGTCGGCTGTTGA
- a CDS encoding DinB family protein, with protein sequence MPTTAERLDRMGRTCDELAAAIAGPSESGLDRRPTATAWSAKDVVCHLRDVEEFYLGRIQLILANQEPTLVLLDPDRWAEDRQYSRNDALEALRAFRARRDETLKFLGALTVEQWERGATHPIRGRITIRNIVHSMARHDDVHLDQLRRALAGSP encoded by the coding sequence ATGCCCACGACAGCGGAGAGGCTGGACAGGATGGGTCGGACGTGCGATGAGCTGGCAGCCGCCATCGCGGGCCCATCGGAATCGGGCCTCGACAGGCGACCGACGGCGACGGCATGGTCTGCGAAGGACGTTGTGTGCCACCTGCGGGACGTGGAAGAGTTCTATCTCGGCAGGATCCAGCTCATCCTCGCCAACCAGGAGCCGACGCTCGTCCTCCTCGATCCCGACCGGTGGGCAGAAGACCGGCAGTACTCACGGAACGACGCGCTGGAGGCCCTGCGCGCCTTCCGCGCGCGGCGAGATGAGACGCTGAAGTTCCTGGGCGCGCTCACCGTGGAACAGTGGGAGCGAGGCGCGACGCACCCGATCCGGGGCCGGATCACGATCCGCAACATCGTCCATAGCATGGCCCGGCACGACGACGTGCATCTCGACCAGCTCAGGCGGGCGCTCGCCGGCTCTCCGTGA